Sequence from the Acidimicrobiia bacterium genome:
ACGTGCGGTTCCGCAGAGCCGACGGAGAGCTCATCTGGATCCGGGACCGTACTCGGTTGGTCCTCGATCAGGATGGCCAGATTCTCTGTTTCGAGGGAGAGTTGCAGGACGTCACCGAGGAGCGGCGGCACCTCGAGGAGCTCGAGTCGCTGGTGAAGTCCAAGTCGGAGTTGATCGGCGCGGTGAGCCACGAGATCCGCACGCCGCTGACCGCAGTCGTCGAGTTCCTCGATCTGGTGCTCGACGGGTCGAGGCGTCTCGATCCCGAGCACGGGGAACTGCTGGCGATGGCCTCGGAGCAGGCCTATGACGTCGCCGGGATCGTCGAGGACCTGTTGACCGCCGCTCGCATCGACAACCGCGAACTCGTCGTCCACATGGAGTCCGTCGACGTGCGCGCCGCCATCGACGCAGCCGTCAGGTCGCTGGGTGTAGCCGGCTCCGATGACTTCAGCGTCGACGTCGGGTCAGGGCTCGCGGTGATGGCTGACGGGGGACGCGTCCGCCAGATCGTGCGGAACCTGGCGGTGAATGCGACCCGGTACGGCGTGCCACCGATCCGGGTCTCGGCCCAGGCGACACCGGACGGCGTCGAGATCGTCGTCGCCGACCGGGGGACGGCCATTCCGACCGCCGTGGCCGATCGGATCTTCGAAGCCTTCTACTCGGGTGCGCCTGGATCGAGCCAGCCCGGCTCGATCGGTCTCGGTCTGTCGGTGTCACGACGCCTTGCCCGGCTCCTGGGGGGCGCTCTGGATCACCGTCGAGTCGACGGAGAAACCCAGTTCGTCCTCAGCCTTCAGGCGGCCTCCCAGCACGACTACGCCACGAGCACTGCAGCAGCAGCCAAATAGCTACCGGCTACCGGCTACCGGCTAACAGCTACCAGCTACCGGCTACCGGCTACCAGTCAGACTCCGGTTGACGGTTGACGGTTGACGGCCAGCTCAAAGAAGCACTCTCGCTGCCCAGCCGGTGGGGTCGTCGAGTTCGGTGTCGGTCGGGAGCATGTCCGGACCCTCCCAGAGGCGATCCAGGGCGTCGTCGCCCCAGCGGCGGGCGACGTCATTGCAGAAGGTGGTGCCCCTCGACGGTACACCCGGGTCGAGGCTCACGCCGAGGAAGCCGTGGGCGAGCCCCTCCTGTCCTCGAGCCTCGGACCGGCGAGCGTCGAGCGCCACCTCGATCCGGTCCAGGTCGGGCAGGTAGGCGGCTCCGACCCGCCGGACGATCGCCGCTCCACATCCTTCGATCACGGAGTAGAAGGCGGTCAGCCTTTGGTGCGACTCGCCGAACTCGGTGGGCTGATCGAAGATCTGCGGGGTGTCACCGCCATCGAGGATCCTCTGGATCGCATCGGGATCTTGGAGGAGTCGCAGCCGTTCCTGGAGCGCCTCGTCATCGATGTCCGTGCTCGCCGCGTGGGCATCGCCGAGCATCTCCAGGTGCTCGTGGGTCCAGGGGACCTCGAGGATCGCCTGGTGTGCCACTTCGCGCAGCGCCGCCCACATGGTCACCTGCTGCCGGTCGAGGTCGTGGCCGTCGGCGAGTTCGGTGAGGTTGTCGGGCACGAAAGTGGGGGCGCGCGCTGCGCTCTCGATGATCCCCCGGTCGAAGCTCGCGCAGACTCGTCGGCTCACGAGGCCGCTGAGCGCACCCACCTGCATGCCGACTAGCGACGGTGCCAGCGGCTGCAGCATCGCACCCAGCTCCCCTCCGGCGGCCCCCATGCGCTCGGCGATCGGAGCCGCCAGGTAGGTGAGGCCCTCGCTGGTCGAGCCTGCCCAGGAGCGGCGATCGAGGATGGACGGTGGTGACGGAAGTGCCGTCGCATCCAGCGGGGTACCGGCGGCAACGAGCCGCTGAGCCGTTGGCACGAGATCCAGTAGCTGATCTGCTGCCCACGGATCGATGGGCGCGGCCGGCCCGGCGACGCTCTCGGCGATCTCCCGGGCGAGGCGCCAGTTGACCGGCCCGGGGGATCGGAACAGGTCGGCGAGCCGGTCGAAGAGGTTGTCGGTCACACGCCCTCCGGTCGCTGGCGGAGGGTGATGTCGAAGGTGAGGCGTTCGCCGGATCGGTCGACGACGAGCTGGACGACATCATCCACCCGGCGAAGCCGCATACGGACGACCAGGTCCTCCATCGTCGTCAGCTCGAAGCCGTCGACGGCCACGATCACGTCGCCAGTGGCGACCCCGGCATCGGCGGCCGCGGTGTCCGCGATCACCTCCTCGACGAGCACCCCGGCAGGGCGGCTGGAACCGTCATCCGACTCCGGATAGTGGGTGCTGCCGGAGACTCCGAGGAAGGCATGGGTGACCACCCCGTCCTCGATCAGGTCGGCGACGATGCGCTCCACGATCTCGATGGGGATGACGAACCCGACACCCTCCTGCCCGTAGTCGCTCACTCCGACGCCGGTGGTGATGCCGATGAGGAGTCCCCGTCCGTCGACGAGGGCGCCGCCGCTCGACCCACGGGTGAATGGCGCATCGGTCTGGAGGAGGCCGAAGTGATCCCTACCGCTGATGGTGACACTGCGATTCAACGCCGAGACGACGCCGGCGGTCACCGATGGGCCACCCCCGATGAGCTGCGGGTTCCCCACCGTGTAGGCCGAATCCCCGACGGAGATGTCCTCGGTGCTGCCTGTGGCGAGTGGCACCAGTCCGGGACGGTCGACGGTGACGACGGCCAGATCGGTCAGGTCGTCGCTGCCGACCAGTGTCGCCGGGACGATCGTCCCGTCGCTGAAGGTGATCTGGATGGCGGCGGCATCGGCGATGACGTGGTGGTTGGTGACGATGTGGCGATCGTCGAAGATCACACCCGAGCCGCCGCCCTGTCCGACGAATCCGTCGTCGGTGGCCGTACCGACCTGCACGACGACGATGGACGGGATGACGGCGCGAGCGACGTCGGCGAGGCTCGGGTCTGCCGGCAGTGTCGAGGTGGTAGTGGCCGGGGGCAGGGTGGTGGTGACGGTGGTGGCGACCGCTTCCACCCGGTCGGTCGCCCATCGGGTCGTCACCGCTCCGACGATCGAGCCGAAGAGCGCGGCCATGGCGACCACCAGCACGAGCGCAGCCGAGACTCGCCGCGATCGGGGCTCTCTTCGCGGGGTCGCCGCCGGTAGCGGGGGCCAAGCGATCGGCTGGGACGGCGCCGGCTCCGCGGGATCGAACGTCGGGTCGGTGCCAGCGTCGGCTGGCCCGGTAGTGTCGGCCATGAGGCGATTGTATGGACCCAGAATCCCTACGCCGACCCGGCGACCTGGTGGTCGTCTCGGCCGACCCCATCGACCCGACGGCCCTCGTCGCCCGGGTCGTTGTACCCGCCGCGGGCGCCGTGGTGCTGTTCCTGGGCACGGTGCGGGACCACTCTGCGGATCGCCGGGGGGTCGTCGCCCTCGAATACGAGGCGTACACGGGCGTGGTGGAGGAGTCGATCTCATCGGTCGTCGGCGAAGCCCGTGACCGCTGGCCGCTGTTGGTGGTCGCCGTGGCTCACCGCACCGGGCGACTCGCGGTGGGGGAGGCCTCGGTCGGCGTCGCCGTGTCGGCTGCTCATCGTCCCGAAGCCTTCGACGCCGCCCGCTACCTCATCGACGAGTTGAAGCAGCGCGCCCCGATCTGGAAGAAGGAGATCTGGGAAGAAGGCGAAGAGTGGGTTTCAGGAGCTGGTAGCTCATAGCTCATGGCTCATGGCCAGAGAAGCATCGGTTGACGGGTAACGGGTAACGGGTAACCGGCAACGGGTGACGCCGCTGCCCCGGCAGCGGGGCGCCCGGCTTGGTATCGTGCTCGCCCAACGCCCCCGGGGAGTCCCGTTGTTGCAGCTGAAGAATCTCGAGGTCGTCTACAGCGATGTGATCCTCGTGCTTCGCGGCATCTCGCTGCAGGTTCCCGACGGCAAGATCGTCGCGCTTCTCGGCGCCAATGGCGCGGGGAAGACCACCTCGCTGCGGGCGATCAGCGGGCTGCTCGACGTACACAACGGGGATGTGACCAAGGGACAGATCCTGCTCGACGAGCGTCCGATCCATGCCCTCGCCCCACACAGGATCGTGGGGGCCGGAATCAGTCAGGTGCTCGAGGGCCGGCGGATCCTCGGCGAGATCAGCGTCGAGGAGAACCTCCGGCTGGGGGCGCACACCGCCCGCAAGCACATGGCCGAGAGTCTCGATCGCGTCTACGGGCTGTTCCCCGCCCTCAAGGAGCGACCGAAGTTCACCGCCGGCTACCTCAGCGGCGGCCAGCAGCAGATGCTGGCGATAGGACGGGCGCTCATGTCGCGTCCGAGGTTCCTGCTCCTCGACGAGCCCAGCCTCGGGTTGGCGCCGCTGCTGGTCCAGCAGATCCGCGACATCATCGTGGAGATCAACCGGCAGGGCACCGGCGTGCTCCTCGTCGAGCAGAACGCGATGATGGCGCTGTCGATCGCCGATCACGGCTACATCCTCGAGACCGGGAAGGTGGTCATGGACAAGCCCGCCCAGACCTTGCTCCAGGACGACGACGTGCGGGAGTTCTATCTGGGCCTGCACGGTGAGGACACCGCCTCGTTCGCCCAGGTCAAGCACTACCGACGCAAGAAGAGGTGGTTGTCATGAGAGCTCGCTTGCTTCACGAGGTCCTCGAGCCGAGCACCGGCGACGAGGTGGTGCTCGACATCGATGATCTCCACCTCTCGTTTGCCGGCATCAAGGCGATCGACGGCGTATCACTCGCCGTCCGCAACGGTGAGATCTTCGCCATCATCGGACCCAACGGAGCCGGCAAGACGTCGATCTTCAACTGCATATCGGGTGTCTACCACCCGCAGGAGGGGTCGATCCGATTCCTGGGCGAGGACATCCTGGGTAAGAAGCCGAGCGCCATCGCCAACATGGGGGTAGCGCGCACCTTCCAGAACATCGAGCTCTTTCCGCAGATGACGGTGCTCGACAACCTCATGTTGGGCCGACATCGCCACCTCCGCTACGGAACGGTTGCCGGAATGGTGCGGGTCGGCAGGGCGGCCCGCCAGGAGGCCGAGAACCGCGAGGTGGTCGAGGCGATCATCGACTTCCTCGACATCCAGCCTCACCGCAAGTCCTACGTGTTGATGCTTCCCTACGGGATCCAGAAGCGGGTCGAGCTGGGTCGGGCGCTCGCCATGGCCCCCAGGGTGTTGCTCCTCGACGAGCCCGCCGCCGGGATGAACCTCGAGGAGACCGAGGACATGGCCCGGTTCATCACCGACATCCGCCGGGAGCTCGGTATCGCCGTCGTTCTCGTAGACCACGACATGCGCATGGTCATGGATCTCGCCGATCGGGTACTCGTCATCGACTTCGGCAAGCCGATAACCACCGGGACCCCGGCCGAGATTCAATCAAACCAGGACGTGATCGCCGCCTACCTGGGGCAGCCCCATGCGACCGCAGAGACAGGAGAGCACTCATGACCGCCACCCTCGATCACCAGACCACACTGAACACGCCGGCGGCCCAGTTGCGCCGTCGTGCCGAGGAGATGCCGACCGCGGTGGCGCTGCGCGAAAAGAATCGCGGCATCTGGCGCGAGGTCACCTGGGCCGAGTATTGGGATCAGGCGGAGACGTTCGCCCACGCCCTCATCGCTCATGGCGTGGAGCGGGGCGATCGGATCGGCATCCACTCGGACAATCGACCGGAGTGGTTGTACACCGACCTCGGGTCGCTCTCCGCCGGGGCGGCCTGCATGGGCCTGTACCCCACCAACCCGGCCGCCGAAGTCCAGTACCTCCTTCAGAACTCGGGGTCGCGGATCCTGGTGGTCGAAGACGAGGAGCAGGCGGACAAGGTCCTGGCGATCCCGACGGACGTACTCCCCGCACTCGAAGTCATCGTGTACCTGGAGCATCGGGGGGTGGACGCCTATGACGATCCCCGGCTCATCTCCTGGGATGCCTTCATGGCCGCCGGCCGCGCCCATCGCGAGGAACATCCCGATGCCGTGGCCGAGAGGATGGCGGCGGCGACCCCGAGCGACCTCGCCTACCTGGTGTACACATCCGGCACGACCGGCCCTCCCAAGGGATCGATGCTCACCCTGGGGAATCTCCAGTTCGCCATGCAGGTGGCGAACAGTGAGGAAGGCCTCATCGGCGAGCCGCCCGGCACCGACGACCTGGTGGTGTCCTACCTGCCGCTGTGTCACATCTACGAGAAGCTGGTGTCCGTCCTCGTCGGCATAGGATCGGGCACGGTCATCCACTTCGGGGAGTCACTGGACACCCTCGTCCAGGACATGCGTGAAGTCCAGCCCACGATCGTGCAGGGCGTCCCTCGCATCTGGGAGCGGATCCACTCCATGATGCTCGTCAAGCTGGCGTCCGGGTCCCGCCTCAAGCGGGCCAACTCGGTGATCTGGATGCGGGTGGCACGCCTCGTCGGGCGAACCCTGGTGCGTACCGAGGGTCGCCACACCCTCCTGTCCAGGGCGCTCTACACGCTGGGCAACCTGTTCCTGTATCGGGCGCTCCGCGACCGCGTCGGGCTGCGGCGGGTGCGGTACGGGATATCCGGCGCGGCGCCGATCGCTCCCGAGATCCTCGAGTTCTTCATGTCGATCGGTGTCCCCATCCATGAGGCCTACGGCATGACCGAGAACTCCGCCATCGCCACCCGTAACGTTCCCGGGCGTATCAAGGTGGGCACGGTCGGCGAGCCCTCACCGGAGATCGAGGTGAGACTCGATCCGGCGACCAACGAGATCCTGATGCGGCACCCGGCCGTGTTCGCCGGCTACTGGAACATGCCCGATGCTACGGCGCGCACCATCGACGCCGACGGCTGGCTCCACACGGGAGACGTGGGGGAGTGGGTCGACGGCACCCACATCCGGATAATCGACCGCATCAAGGACATCATCATCACCAGCGGCGGCAAGAACATCTCGCCGTCGGAGATCGAGAACTCGATCAAGACGTCACCGTTCATCAAGGAGGCGATCGTCATCGGCGATCGCCGCAAGTACCTCACCGCGCTCATCGGCATCGAGTTCGAGGTGGTCAGCGAGTGGGCTCAGCGGCGCAAGATCCCGCACACCACCTATCGCGACCTGTCAGAGAAGCCCGAGGTGGTGGAACTGGTACGCAAGGCGGTCGATGCCACCAACGAGAAATTCGCCCGGGTCGAGCAGATCAAGACATTCCGCCTGCTCACCAAGGAACTCGATCATGAGGACGGCGAGCTGACGGCGACCCAGAAGGTGAAGCGCTCCATCATCGAAGAGCGGTTCGCCGACGACATCGAGTCGATGTATCGATGAGCCTCCTCCAGGTCCTCGTCAACGGCGTGGCCCTGGCCGCCATCTACGCGATGGTGGCGCTCGGATTCGTGATCGTCTTCAAATCGACGCAGGTGCTCAACTTCGCCCAGCCGGCCCTCCTGTTGCTCGGTGCCTACTGGGTGGTCTACTTCGCCACCGTCTGGAACTTCCCGTTCTATATCGCTATCGCCATCGCCGTAGTGCTGTCGGCGCTCACCGGGGTGGTGGTGGAGCGGACCGCGCTGCGCCCGATGGTGGGCAAACCGGTCTTCGCTGTGGCGATCATGACGATCGGCATCAACACGGTGCTGACCATCTTCGCCCTCGACCTCATCGGGGTGAACATCCTGGGTATGGGCGACCCCTGGGGCCTGCAGACCCTCCAGATGGGTCCGGTGTCGATCGGGCATCGCCAGCTGGCGGCGATCGCCACCGCAGCGATCCTGGTGGTGCTCCTGCTCGCCTTCTTCCGGTACACGCGGTTCGGCCTGGCGATGCGGGCCAGCGCCTTCGATCAGGAGGTGGCGCTGACCGCGGGGGTCTCGGTGGCAGCGGTCTTCGCCGTCTCCTGGGCACTGGCGGCAGTGTTGGCGATGTTCGGCGGCCTCTTCATCGGGACCGGCTTCGGTCTCGACCGGACCGCGGGCGTGGTCGCCCTCAAGGCGTTGCCCGTGGTGGTGGTCGGCGGGCTCGACTCGATCGCGGGAGCCCTGGTCGGCGCGCTGATCGTCGCCGTCGCCGAGACGATGACGGCCTTCTACCAGCCGCAGTACGCCGAGTTCCTCGGCAGGAACTTCTCCCAGGTGGTGCCCTATCTCGTCATGTTCCTGGTGCTGTTGGTCAAGCCGCACGGCCTCTTCGGGACCGAGGAGGTCGAGCGCGTATGAGGCTCCGACCCGGCCTCGTCACCGACTACGACTCGGACGGCGCCATCTTCCGCAGCAGCGTGACCCGGCTCTGGTTCGGGCTGTTGTTGGTCGGGGCCGTGATCCTGGGCCTCGGCGTGCGCATTCCGATCGTCCCGGGTGTCTTCGGGATCCAGCTCGAGGCCGACATCCGCCTTCTGGCTGTTGGCGCTTTGTTCGCCGCCATCGCCGCCATCGGCCTGAACATCGTCACCGGTCTCGCCGGGCAGGTCTCGCTCGGCCATGCCTTCTTTTTGGGCGTCGGGGCGTTCACCGGCGCCATCCTCGGCGGGGTCGAGGTCAGCCGGCAGGTGTTCGACCTGGAGACCGGCGGTTTCGCCGAGCGGACCATCCTCTACGGCTTCGACCTCGACCTGATCGTCTGGCTGCCGGCTGCCGGGCTGGTGGCCGCCGCCATCGGGCTCCTGGTGGCACCGGTGGCGTTTCGGCTGAAGGGGCTCTATCTGGCATTCGTCACCCTCGGCCTCGTCTTTCTCGGGGAGCACGTGTTCCGCGAGGCCGAGTCCTACACCGGCGGCGTCGGGGTCGGACGCGACACCGGCGTCCCCGAGGTCCTCGGGTTCCGTTTCGACCAGGCCGGCGAGGTGTTCGGCATCTTCCTGTCCAAGAATCAGAAGCTCTACTTCCTCGGCCTGATCCTGCTCCTCGTCATGGGTCTCGCCGCCAAGAACCTGGCGCGGTCGAAGGTGGGCCGGGCATTCGCCGCGGTGCGCGACCGGGACATCGCCGCCGAGATGATGGGCATCTCACTGACTCGCTACAAGACGATCGCCTTCGTGGTCTCGTCGTTCTACGCCGGGGTCGCTGGCGCTCTGCTCTATGCGGCGATCGGCCGACTCGAACCTGCCGAGTTCAACCTTCTGCTCTCCATCCGCTACTTGGCGATGGTGCTCATCGGCGGCGTGGCGACCATCAGTGGGTCGATCATGGGGGCGTTCTTCATCACCTTCCTCCCCACGATGGTCAAGTGGCTGGCGGGTTTTGCGCTCTTCGGC
This genomic interval carries:
- a CDS encoding PAS domain-containing sensor histidine kinase, translated to MSETIVLSPRPVATDIPTLIRLRRRTMAALTVVLVVVILVICVVAAVSATPRLFVWAAVGIATAILLVVQIRAGSDDLRPVAVLHAAAAPFIVALAPSGSIPGVLTALVMSAVLVFSISARTRLTGITGAAVLATYGFVAYTRTSGPGGLVGAAALVGAAAVAWRVLDGLVGELREGEDSYRHLFDRVPVGLYRTALSGEILDANHALGQILGYSRHEVIGVNARDLLEDPEDLGRLRSKLGGDVDQLTTDVRFRRADGELIWIRDRTRLVLDQDGQILCFEGELQDVTEERRHLEELESLVKSKSELIGAVSHEIRTPLTAVVEFLDLVLDGSRRLDPEHGELLAMASEQAYDVAGIVEDLLTAARIDNRELVVHMESVDVRAAIDAAVRSLGVAGSDDFSVDVGSGLAVMADGGRVRQIVRNLAVNATRYGVPPIRVSAQATPDGVEIVVADRGTAIPTAVADRIFEAFYSGAPGSSQPGSIGLGLSVSRRLARLLGGALDHRRVDGETQFVLSLQAASQHDYATSTAAAAK
- a CDS encoding zinc-dependent metalloprotease translates to MTDNLFDRLADLFRSPGPVNWRLAREIAESVAGPAAPIDPWAADQLLDLVPTAQRLVAAGTPLDATALPSPPSILDRRSWAGSTSEGLTYLAAPIAERMGAAGGELGAMLQPLAPSLVGMQVGALSGLVSRRVCASFDRGIIESAARAPTFVPDNLTELADGHDLDRQQVTMWAALREVAHQAILEVPWTHEHLEMLGDAHAASTDIDDEALQERLRLLQDPDAIQRILDGGDTPQIFDQPTEFGESHQRLTAFYSVIEGCGAAIVRRVGAAYLPDLDRIEVALDARRSEARGQEGLAHGFLGVSLDPGVPSRGTTFCNDVARRWGDDALDRLWEGPDMLPTDTELDDPTGWAARVLL
- a CDS encoding trypsin-like peptidase domain-containing protein, with protein sequence MADTTGPADAGTDPTFDPAEPAPSQPIAWPPLPAATPRREPRSRRVSAALVLVVAMAALFGSIVGAVTTRWATDRVEAVATTVTTTLPPATTTSTLPADPSLADVARAVIPSIVVVQVGTATDDGFVGQGGGSGVIFDDRHIVTNHHVIADAAAIQITFSDGTIVPATLVGSDDLTDLAVVTVDRPGLVPLATGSTEDISVGDSAYTVGNPQLIGGGPSVTAGVVSALNRSVTISGRDHFGLLQTDAPFTRGSSGGALVDGRGLLIGITTGVGVSDYGQEGVGFVIPIEIVERIVADLIEDGVVTHAFLGVSGSTHYPESDDGSSRPAGVLVEEVIADTAAADAGVATGDVIVAVDGFELTTMEDLVVRMRLRRVDDVVQLVVDRSGERLTFDITLRQRPEGV
- a CDS encoding molybdenum cofactor biosynthesis protein MoaE, which produces MDPESLRRPGDLVVVSADPIDPTALVARVVVPAAGAVVLFLGTVRDHSADRRGVVALEYEAYTGVVEESISSVVGEARDRWPLLVVAVAHRTGRLAVGEASVGVAVSAAHRPEAFDAARYLIDELKQRAPIWKKEIWEEGEEWVSGAGSS
- a CDS encoding ABC transporter ATP-binding protein gives rise to the protein MLQLKNLEVVYSDVILVLRGISLQVPDGKIVALLGANGAGKTTSLRAISGLLDVHNGDVTKGQILLDERPIHALAPHRIVGAGISQVLEGRRILGEISVEENLRLGAHTARKHMAESLDRVYGLFPALKERPKFTAGYLSGGQQQMLAIGRALMSRPRFLLLDEPSLGLAPLLVQQIRDIIVEINRQGTGVLLVEQNAMMALSIADHGYILETGKVVMDKPAQTLLQDDDVREFYLGLHGEDTASFAQVKHYRRKKRWLS
- a CDS encoding ABC transporter ATP-binding protein → MRARLLHEVLEPSTGDEVVLDIDDLHLSFAGIKAIDGVSLAVRNGEIFAIIGPNGAGKTSIFNCISGVYHPQEGSIRFLGEDILGKKPSAIANMGVARTFQNIELFPQMTVLDNLMLGRHRHLRYGTVAGMVRVGRAARQEAENREVVEAIIDFLDIQPHRKSYVLMLPYGIQKRVELGRALAMAPRVLLLDEPAAGMNLEETEDMARFITDIRRELGIAVVLVDHDMRMVMDLADRVLVIDFGKPITTGTPAEIQSNQDVIAAYLGQPHATAETGEHS
- a CDS encoding AMP-binding protein, whose product is MTATLDHQTTLNTPAAQLRRRAEEMPTAVALREKNRGIWREVTWAEYWDQAETFAHALIAHGVERGDRIGIHSDNRPEWLYTDLGSLSAGAACMGLYPTNPAAEVQYLLQNSGSRILVVEDEEQADKVLAIPTDVLPALEVIVYLEHRGVDAYDDPRLISWDAFMAAGRAHREEHPDAVAERMAAATPSDLAYLVYTSGTTGPPKGSMLTLGNLQFAMQVANSEEGLIGEPPGTDDLVVSYLPLCHIYEKLVSVLVGIGSGTVIHFGESLDTLVQDMREVQPTIVQGVPRIWERIHSMMLVKLASGSRLKRANSVIWMRVARLVGRTLVRTEGRHTLLSRALYTLGNLFLYRALRDRVGLRRVRYGISGAAPIAPEILEFFMSIGVPIHEAYGMTENSAIATRNVPGRIKVGTVGEPSPEIEVRLDPATNEILMRHPAVFAGYWNMPDATARTIDADGWLHTGDVGEWVDGTHIRIIDRIKDIIITSGGKNISPSEIENSIKTSPFIKEAIVIGDRRKYLTALIGIEFEVVSEWAQRRKIPHTTYRDLSEKPEVVELVRKAVDATNEKFARVEQIKTFRLLTKELDHEDGELTATQKVKRSIIEERFADDIESMYR
- a CDS encoding branched-chain amino acid ABC transporter permease, whose product is MSLLQVLVNGVALAAIYAMVALGFVIVFKSTQVLNFAQPALLLLGAYWVVYFATVWNFPFYIAIAIAVVLSALTGVVVERTALRPMVGKPVFAVAIMTIGINTVLTIFALDLIGVNILGMGDPWGLQTLQMGPVSIGHRQLAAIATAAILVVLLLAFFRYTRFGLAMRASAFDQEVALTAGVSVAAVFAVSWALAAVLAMFGGLFIGTGFGLDRTAGVVALKALPVVVVGGLDSIAGALVGALIVAVAETMTAFYQPQYAEFLGRNFSQVVPYLVMFLVLLVKPHGLFGTEEVERV
- a CDS encoding branched-chain amino acid ABC transporter permease; this translates as MRLRPGLVTDYDSDGAIFRSSVTRLWFGLLLVGAVILGLGVRIPIVPGVFGIQLEADIRLLAVGALFAAIAAIGLNIVTGLAGQVSLGHAFFLGVGAFTGAILGGVEVSRQVFDLETGGFAERTILYGFDLDLIVWLPAAGLVAAAIGLLVAPVAFRLKGLYLAFVTLGLVFLGEHVFREAESYTGGVGVGRDTGVPEVLGFRFDQAGEVFGIFLSKNQKLYFLGLILLLVMGLAAKNLARSKVGRAFAAVRDRDIAAEMMGISLTRYKTIAFVVSSFYAGVAGALLYAAIGRLEPAEFNLLLSIRYLAMVLIGGVATISGSIMGAFFITFLPTMVKWLAGFALFGFISTTGGVLTTAQFEQVMFGLLIVGFLIFEPLGLYGIWIRVRNYWKSWPFSY